ccaatttgttacttcccttctaatcttgtttgcattagtattgtttgtacagaaactttttagtttgatgtaatcaaaatcctctattttgtgatcaataatgatctctagttctcctctggtcataaattccctcctcctccacaggtctgagaggtagactattctctgttcctctaatctatttatgatctcattctttatgcctaaatcatggacccattttgatcttatcttggtatatggtgttaagtgtggatccatatctaatttctgccattaaatgtaatttaaaaactattttgtacatattgaatttaatcCTTACATCCACCTTTTgagataaataatattataacttccattttatggttgaggaaacggAGATCAAGTGACTTTTACAGTGTCACAGAGCTAGCTGTGTCTGGATTTGAACCCCTTACTCTAAATATGGTCAACCCTCCACTCTTTAACTGGGTGACCTTAGGCAAGCAACTCAAtactctgtgcttcagtttccccagctgtaagTGGGATGGACTCAGACCTGTAGCACAAAGCCAAGTGCAAGGTAATGGTGCTACTCAATCAATGCCAAGAAATGATGGGGGAACAAATGATAAGTCATTTTATTATCCTGGTAATCAACAATCTAGTAGCTGAGTTTTTGACCAGGGGCCTTTGCCTTCACCCCTTCCTAGACAATAAACTGTGGTGTTTCCCAAGGGTGGGGTCCTTGATCATAGTAGCTCCTTCTTAGGGTAACTTGCTGAAGGCAGACCTGGCTTGTCTTGGGTTGGTGGGGAGAATGAGGATAGTGGGGTGTCCTGGAGGGGGGTAGGGAAGATGGTGAGAATGTTAACAGCTGCCGTTCAGATGTGAATTATCCTTTCCACACTTTCCTTGCTCTATGGAGGTTCAATTAAAGCAGCAAAGGAGTCAGAATCCACACCTCTGCAAATGGGCTCTGTTTCCCAGGGCCCCCTGCTCCATTCTTTCCCTGGGCTCTGTGGGTTTTGACACCTCCCTGCCACATGACAGGGGGCCATCTCACACCTTAGTCTCAGGATAAAAAccccagtcttcctgacttgctCCCTAGTCTCACCCTGAAGCTGCCCCCCAACCATGGCTAACTCTCCTCGCCAGCAATTCCCCAGGCAGGAAGATTGGCTGCTACCCCAggactggggctggggctgggaaaGCCCCTCGGACTCCATTTCCCCCACATCCTCTTCTGATTCCTATAGCTCATCCCCATCCTATGGACACCCAAGCACCACAGAAAGCCTTCCTCAAACTCTAGGCTGCCACCCTCCAGAGCCCCCTACTTCTGCCCCTTTCCAAAGGAACAGAAGGGAACGAGGTGGCCCCGCCAGTGGGCAGAGACAGAGTGCCAGCGAGCGTGAGAAACTGAGGATGCGCAACCTCTCACGTGCCTTGCATGAACTGCGGCGTTATCTACCACCCTCAGTGGCACCTGTTGGACAGAGTCTGACTAAGATTGAGACCCTGCGGCTGGCTATCCGCTACATTGGTCACCTGTCGGCCCTTCTGGGACTCAGCGAGGAGAGCCTAAGGCGCCGAAGGAGGGAAGGGACCATGCAGAGCTGCCCACTCTGTCCTGACAGATTGGGCTTCTGTCCAGACCAAACCCAGAGCCTCAGCCCACTCTCCCAAGCTCCCAAAGCCTACTCTCCCCTGCTCCCTGAAGTCTGGGCATCCTCACCTTCCTGCCAATTAGTTCTGCCCCAGCCCAAGCGATGTGGTGAGCAGAATATCAATGCCAGGTCTTGGGGTTCACTTTCCTGCTGCTTGGGATCACCAACCAGGTCAGACCTGCCTGGAAGAAGACATGAAGCTATAGGATTTGGGAATCCTCTTCCTGCCTGCCCTGGAACACAGACCCCACCCAAGTTACACTGGGAAAAAGCCACTGATCCAGCCTCCTGGGCAATAGCTCCACACTCCTCGGAGTTGACTACTCTATACCAGGTACAATGTTTCTCCTTTTATGTGTCTCCATGAGAAGTTcaaaccatttttttaaaagacaatttccAAAGGCTCAGATTTGTAACTAGGAAGGAAAGTGGTTGGGGCTGGACTGTTTCCTAATCTAATCTTTATAGAATAAGGGAATGTCAGGATCAGAATAGATTTAAGATAGGATCtaaaccccatcattttacaagTTAAAATATGTTGCTTTCCATTTCTAGGGGAAAGCTATTCATGAACCTGCGATTTCAATATATTCCTCAGGCCTTTTGTCGtcattccccccaccccagttTAACCAAAAACTCCTAAGACTAATTAAAGTCAGAAACCCTTAGCCTGTGTGGATGGTCACACCATAACTTCTAGCCCTAGCCCCTGatttaatttccccttcattagaTCCAAAATTTATCAAGGGTCTACTCTGTGCAAGGCAGAGCTGCAAAGATTGCAATGGGCAAAAAAGAGTTATTCTTCTAGTGGAAAGATGGCTTTTTCTCCATCCAGATTTCCACATCTAACTGCCTCATTGTTCTCTTCTCTCAAGAAGACTAAGGATTGGTTGGAGGATAAGGACAGGAAGACTTGGGGTTGGGGAGAGGGATGAGTATTCCTGTGGTAAAAAGCCCACTGGCATGGGAGATCCCTTATAGGCTGAGGAGTAAAGATTCTGATGAAAGTAGCAAAGCATGATGGCAGAGGAAGGACAGTatgaattcaaagaaaagagCCCTATGTTTAAATCCCAAATCTGCTCCTtattacttatattatttttaaagtcacCTTTTTTCTCCACATCTATAATTTTCTtagctagaaagaaagaaagaaagaaagaaagaaagaaagaaagaaagaaagaaagaaagaaagaaagaaagaaagaaagaaagaaaagaaagaaagaaaggaaggaaagaaagaaaggaaggaaagaagaaagaaagaaaggaaggaaagaagaaagaaagaaaggaaggaaggaaggaaaaagcagaGAGGATTAGAATAGGTGATATTAAAAGTGCTTTTTAGCTCCTCTCATCTTCTCTGGGGGCATGATGGACTTTCCAAGACCCTTTGTCATTGCTTTAGACCCACTCAAATATGCTATATTCAACCATCCAGATAGAGGAAGGCAAAgaaattccctccctttttctccatgTCTCCCAGCTTTCTGTGGAAAATGAGCTCCTCTGTCTCCCTGGGAACCTCATGTCCAGATATAGGTCTTGTGGCAGACAGGAGCAAGAAGCCTAAGTTAACTCTGGCTCCTAAAAGGATAAATgcctttggaaaagaaaaataattcctctgTAATTCTCCACCATTCCATCCATGAATTAGCAAATCCTCTCTTTTCTCCACTTAGCTCTGTTCAAAGAAGGATGACTGGAATGGTGAGGGACCCGGAAACTGTAGTGACAGATGAGATCAGGAATCTTTtacctgaaaattaaaaaaagaataccctAAAAAGGGTTATGGACTTCACCCTGAAAATCTAGGAAACCAACCAATACTTGTGTCACTAATCAATGATTTGTTTCCCTTCTGGTCTTAGGTCATCACCACTTCTCCGGAATCTAGTTTACCAGCTCTCACAGGACCTTACCAGTCACAGCCCATGCCTCAGAGATGTCAGCCAGAACTGCCAACACAGTGGGATTGCTGGGGTTACAATGGCCTAACTTCTGTACAGGAGACAGACCCTTTACTCATGTTCAGAGAGGACAGGTCCCCTGAGTGCTGAGGACTCAGGGCCTCTGAGCTTGGGGAGAAAGAGCTGGTATTTCTCAAGTAATTGTCCACATGTTATGTCTTAGCCCATCTCTGGAAGTCCAAGGATTAAATCTatattatttacttcttttctgTGTTATTTTTTAATACTCACTAGATATTAGAGAATAATACTTTGAAAGCACTTCTCATTACATCCTCCTATAAGTTCCTAGATTTAGATccaaaagggatcttaaagaccATTCAAttcatccccttcattttatagataaataaaaagagggagggacagagagatggaggaagaaagggagaaagggaagaatgggaaagaaagaaggaaatgaaagtttagtttctactttttttaatagtttgcctgggttttgttttgttttgttttgttttgcctttttaatgCAACTTGATCCTGGGAGGAATGAGTCACTTGCTTCTTGTGCTATATTCAGTTTACAGGTTTTAGGGAAGATAATCAAAGTCTCTAAAGGTCCTCAGAGTCTCCTATGATCCAGTTCTCCAATAGAAAATGGCTAATTGATCTTATCTTTCCCTaagatttctcctttctcccttccctattTATCTGCTCACACAAACTACACTTTACAACACCAGTTTAGTTGCTGACAGAATCTACCTGCCACCTTAGTTGGGGAGGATGGTTGACATACTTGGCTATTTCCAAGAAACTTGTCCCAGAGCAATCAGGTTTAGAATGGTATTGTGTATGAGAATGCCTCCCCTCTACACATTTATCAGGGAAGGCTGTTTAGGGAGTTCTCACAGCAGCTTATTATAGTTTCTTTCCTCCAGTAAGATAAAGTATTTAGAGTAACATTTTGGTTGAAATCATGTCTCTACCTTCTTGACTTTGGTTAACCTccttcagccttagtttcctcatctgttaatgaAGATATTAGGTCATTACATGATTATAGACCATATTAgtttctccctttttcatttctctgctcCAGAAATAGGGCTTTATAGCAATATGCTTATATGCTAACAGAACCTGATGGCtcagtggggaggagggaggaaagattgCTGGACTCTATGGCTATGGGAAGAGTTAAGCTAAAGAATAATGAAACTGCAGAGGTCTTTTgtgaaaatcatagatttagagttaaaagacaCCTCATAGACCATTTAGAGtccaatctctcattttacagaggaggaaactgaggcccattgaGTTTAAGAGACTCACCCTTCTGAATCCATGTCTCTGGAGTTATGATCAGGAAAGCCAATAAGTAATAGTTGCTCTCTCTAAGCATCTCCAGTCCTGCTGTCACTGAGTCCTATGGTCTCAGAAAACTGAAGACTGAAAAAGTCTTTTCTGTTATTGACAACAAATTTCAAAGAAGACATTGCCTAAGACTTTTCTGTTATTGACAAATCTCAAAGACTTTTAAATGTCCATTGGTGGGGGCTCATTTCTCAAGCCATCCTAGCAATATTGTCATAAAATAAGAGACTCGGTAGAACTTCAACTCATTTTCTAGTCCATGCCTGTCTTTAGTCCAGCTCCATTGAAACCTTCCCACACAACTACAAATCAAGTCTATTCTTAAAGATCTCTAGAAAAAGGCATTTCCTATCTTCCCCAGGCAAATAAATGTACCAGTTAATATTCATTGAGCTTCCACTGAGTATATAGTATCACATTACATCCTTCAGGGTgttctagagagagagagagagacaattttTCCCTTTAAGAAGCCTAATGGTCATATGTCCATTGGGATGGTTATAAACAcaaaacataaacaaacaaacaaaaaacaaatagaaaaacaaacatattGATGTACCTCAATAGCTAGACTGTGAACTACAAAAGCAAAGTTTAAACATCAAAAAACCCAGGTTCTGTCATACACTACACatcaggtaagtcacttaagcacCGTGGGCCTGAGTTTTCTAATATGTGAGATGGAAATGATTATATTTGTTCTACCAACTCCACAGGATCATCCTGAAGTTCAAATATGATAATATAGCCATGAAGAATGTCTGATGCGGAAAGAATCTTTGAAATAATTTCCTtcaaccacttcattttataaaggagaaaactgaggccagaagTTAGTTAGCTTGCCCAACGTCACACTGCTATTAGTAAAGTTAATACTAGAAGTGAACTAGCTTAAGTCCTCTTGGCAAACTCTTATCACCACACCAAACTATGCAGAAGTAAATAGTAtcagctattattaaaaaaaaaaaaaaaaaaatctttaaagcttgtaaaatactttgtgctacttaattctttttcttatatcaaCAACCCCTTTGAGGTAGATGACCAAGGGCATTATTATCTCTAACAGGAGAGAAAATCAAGATCCAGAAATGGCGAATGACTTGTTCATAATCACACTACTAGTatcagaggttggatttgaagcTTGGTCTCCCCTGACTACAGGgtcaatatattttatactatgccTTTCATATGAAGGCTATCCTTTTGAAAAAGAGAAGTGTGTAGACTTACTACTCCCTATACTTACACAATGTATTTTGATAGGCATAAAGAATTGTGGGTAATGGCCCAAAGATGAGAGTGAAGAATAACTATAGCCATAAAGTTATTCCAGGAAGGCTCCACTGAGGCTGAATTTTCATAAAGTGAAAGAATCTcaagaggccatctagttcaaccctcttCTGAATAAAAATTCCCCCTTAATATGTGCAAGCAAGTGCTCCAGTTCCCTTTCTCCTTGAAAACCTTCAGAGAAAGTGAATTCAATCTTTAGACAGTTTGTTCCATCTTTGGATAACTATAATTAATACAAACTTTTCTGTTGCCAACTCTAAATTTGACTTCTTTGGAgtcaagctgaaaaaaaaaaaaaaaaaaaaaaaaaatatatatatattttttacatttaaaaaccaTTTAAATATCTAAAAGCAACTATCATTTAATGCCCCTCCCcacaaagttttcttttcttccaattaAACATCTCCAATTCTTTCAGTTGACATAATTCCAGGCTTACCCAAAAAAGATCAGCCAAGCAATTCACACAGAAAAAgccaagtggatgaaaaatattGATAGCTTCTAATATGCAATTGTATGGGTAATCTGCCAAGTTAGATTGGGAAGGAACAGTCAGCTTGCATCCagattcaaagaaggaaaaaagcaggTAGGATTACATTTGTGAAATTGATAGCTGTTTTCAATAATCCTAAACTACAGACTAGTAAATAGGAATTTTTGTGCCTGAAGTGAGCACCACCAACCTATGAGTACTATAACATGCAAAGATAGCACACACTCCAGTAATGTAATAAGGGAGTCCTGTTAAGTGGCGCAATGTTACACAGTATATATGTAACGTGTTGATATCCATTGATTTGCTACGTTGTCTCTTCTCCAATCCGAAGCTCCCTTCAAAGGTCTGTGTTCCCCCCAGTTATGGAATACTATCATGTCATTACATTCAAACTCTCTGTGTACTATGGGAAACTGTTGAGAAAATATACTCCCACTACTCAGAACTCTTGCCcttctgttttttatttatacAGACACTTTACAATGTAACATCATAAGGTGAATGACGTTAACACAACCAATTTTTTAGATctcaaacataaaagaaaaatactatatatgattcaggccaattccaatataattgtgatggagagagccatctaagAGTACTATGAAAGAgtactatggggactgaatgtgaatcacaacatcatatttttaccttttttgttgttgcttgctttttcccccctctttttgatatttttcttgtgcagcatgataaatgtaggaaTAGTATAGAACaattgcacgtttaacatataatggattacttgctgtgcaaggaaggaagtgaagagaagggagagagaaaaatttgaaacacaaggttttacaaaggtgaatactaaaaactacctttgcatatattctgaaaatagaaagctatttaaaaaaaagaataataccaTATAGCTAAAAAGtgtaaacaaagtagatgcccttcaattggggaatgactaaacaaattgtgatacatgaatatattataagaaatgatgtgtgtGATGAAAACAGATAATCAGATTCATCTGAagtaatgcaaagtgaagtcagcagagccaagaaaacaatgaCAGCAGCAATGTAAATTGAAAGACCAAGGAGTATTCAAATGAAGAGACATGAGAAGACATTCCCAATATACCCCTTCTCAGAGATAGGAGGTCCATAGTGTTAtctattacatttattttcaagCTTTTTCAATATATTGCTCAGTTATACTGACTTCTCCCTCTCTAAAAAGTACTATTTATAATATAGGATGATTCtctgggaaggggagggggaaagagaaatgggatactataatgatgtaaaaaacagaaaacattaattacaaaattatttttaaaaaagaatgtcatactatgaaccactacatagaatttccaatccctctaattttgtccgcctgcattttggatttccttcataggctaaatgtacactatttcaaagtccgattctttttgttcagcaaaacaactatttggtcatgtatacatatattgtatttaatttatgctctaacatatttaacatgtattgatcatgtcaacctgccatctgggggagagggaaggagggaaaaaattggaacaaatggtttggcaattgtcattgttgtaaaattacccatgcatatagctggtaaataaaaactattagatatgaaaaaaaagatgtcatAGATATTAATATACTAAAGTCAATTCATAagtaatacatatattataatatctatataaaacTTTATTACATTCTCTAATGTCCTTAGTATTTATGAGGAAGAGTGGCCACAAATCTATGGAACCTAACAAGGAAGCACATGAGGGAGGGCTCTGCAGGACTTGATGTAACTAATCCATTTATCtacctctcctcctctcccccctccccccctcccccgccgcCAATAAAACTAAGTCTCAATGCTTGTTTTCAGCTGGACAAATCCTCTTTTCTATTTAAACATAGCATTGACAAACTTATTTTATCATTAAACTTAATTTATCACTCtttaaaaggtatttttaaaatatttcctcttAATATGAATAGTAATTTCATGGGAAGTAGTATGAAAGATGCCTTCAGTTGAAGGATGAAGCAGGAGACCATACCAATAGGTTGAAGGGAAAACTAGTGACATAAGTGCATGGCTATTACTGGGAAAGCTTCTATAAAGGAATGGGATAAGGATGTTCTCCACCCTTGAAGTACTGAACTGCTGTCAAATTTTCAGTCactttcaatcatgtccaattcttcattatCCATTTgagatttgggatttttcttggcaaagatattagagtggtttgccatttctttctccatctcattttacagataaggaaattggggcaaacagggctaagtgacttgcccagggtcacataggtagttagTATCTacaaccagatttgaactcaaaaagatgaagatttctgactccagacccagcactatTCATTGAACCACTTATGGACCCGCTTCTAAATTTAGCATCCCCTATTCAGCACCTTGGGAAAAAGCCTTAAGCAGCTTATATTATAACTTATAGCTCTGTAAAGCTATTCTTTACTTCAAATGCCTTTTATTTGTCTGTTAATTATTTAAAGCTGCCTAACAGTTGATTGTTTTTAATCGATGCCCTTTGCTTTTTATATAAGTAATTTCCAGATACACTTCCTCCCCCACCACAACTACCATCAGGCAGTAAGCattcttttataacaaagaaaaatgataatggcTATATATTAATGCATTTGGTATACTCCATACACTTAGTTCTTTGACTCACTAAAGAGAGAAGAATGAtacatttcttcatctcttttctgGCGTCATAAACAATTCTTTACAATTATATTGTTTTCAGGAAAGTCCATCTTATTTATGCCATGGAGCAGCACATGATTTAAATAGAGAAATATGGAGAAGACAATTCAGTAGGAATAATGCTCAGTGAATAAGGTGTATATAACTAGACACAAGAAAGATAAGACAGAGAGAAGTCTAATTGTACCCCAGCAGGGATAATAGCATCACTCAAATCAGTAACTACCAGAGCCTCTACTACCACATAACAGGACCACAGCAACTATATAAGTAGAACAAAATCCATGCAAATCTATCATGTCCCATGCCCTAAATCAGGCTCCTAGTTTCAGAAGCTGAGTTCCACCAATGCTACTTATTACCTCGAGCCAACTCTGACCTTTCACTATCCATGTATGTTGTTCTTTCTTCAATGAAGCTGCTTTTGAATGGTAAAATTACTGAGGGAGATCCTAGAGAATTCCCCATACTCAAAACTTAGGAATTCCATTCCCTTCTTCACAAGAATGAGGGGTCTACTTGACCTCAAAGCTGCAGTTTAGTTTCATCCCCAAAGAATGCACAGTTTAGAATCAGAATATAAGACATTAGTCTCCTTGCTCTCTTCCTTTTTGTgctttaaatctttaaatctcaactaaaatcccaccttttataaGAAGTGTT
The DNA window shown above is from Sminthopsis crassicaudata isolate SCR6 chromosome 2, ASM4859323v1, whole genome shotgun sequence and carries:
- the LOC141552971 gene encoding mesoderm posterior protein 2-like, which produces MANSPRQQFPRQEDWLLPQDWGWGWESPSDSISPTSSSDSYSSSPSYGHPSTTESLPQTLGCHPPEPPTSAPFQRNRRERGGPASGQRQSASEREKLRMRNLSRALHELRRYLPPSVAPVGQSLTKIETLRLAIRYIGHLSALLGLSEESLRRRRREGTMQSCPLCPDRLGFCPDQTQSLSPLSQAPKAYSPLLPEVWASSPSCQLVLPQPKRCGEQNINARSWGSLSCCLGSPTRSDLPGRRHEAIGFGNPLPACPGTQTPPKLHWEKATDPASWAIAPHSSELTTLYQVITTSPESSLPALTGPYQSQPMPQRCQPELPTQWDCWGYNGLTSVQETDPLLMFREDRSPEC